The following nucleotide sequence is from Arvicola amphibius chromosome 1, mArvAmp1.2, whole genome shotgun sequence.
tcattacagatggttgtgagccaccatgtggttgccgggaattgaactcaggacctttggaagagcagacaatgctcttaaccactgagccatctctccagccctgaaattgatccagtctttttttaaaattatttatttatttattatgtatacaatattctgtttgtgtgtatgcctgcaggccagaagagggcaccagacctctcgttacagatggttgtgagccaccatgtggttgccaggaattgaacttgggacctttggaagagcaggcaatgctcttaaccactgagccatctctccagccctaaaggcTCTTTTAACTACACACAAGTATATTATCCTTGCCTTCAAAATAAATCACTCgcaatataacaaataaaacacattttatattttgggCTAAAACAATTTCCCTAATAGGGATGTGTGCATGAAGAAGGCAGTTAGGTCTTGGATGTCCTGTGTTaccactttccaccttattttgttgagacagtgtcttttaCTTATCTGGTAGATAAGCagacagataaaaaaaataacagcagggctggagagattgctcagagattaagagaactgactgctgttccagaggtcctgagttcaattcccagcaaccacatgatggctcacacccatctataatgagatctggccgggcggtggtggtgcacgcctttaatcccagcactcgggaggcagaggcaggcggatctctgtgagttcgaggccagcctggtctacaagagctggttccaggacaggctctagaaactacagggaaaccctgtctcaaaaaaacaaaaaacaaaaacaaatatatatatatatatatatataaaatgagatctggtgcacagagcactatatacataataaataaatttaaaaaaaatagccgggcggcagtggcgcacgcctttaatcccagcactctggaaaccctgtctcaaaaaaaaaaaaaaaaaaaaaaaacacacacacacacaaaaaaaaaaaaaacagcaaatcaCCTGTCTCTACCACTACCACTACAAGGTACAGATTTTAGACAAGTATGTGATCTTCTATGAATggcttcttatgtgggtgctggggctttgagttcagatcctcattCTTGTATAGCAAATGGTCTTCCcagtgaaccatctccccagttctcGACCCATACATATGTAAAGattttggccaggcggtggtggtacctttaatcccagcactcaggaggcagaagcaagtagatctctgtgaatttgaggacaacATGGtctactacagagcaagttccaggacagcaaaagctACACttaagaaaccttgtctcataaacaaaacaaaacaaaacaaaaccagaaaacaaacaaacaaacaaaaaaccaccaccaccaccaacaaaaatttagctttatttagtttatgtgtatgatgtttcggctgcaccatgtgtgtgcctggtgttcaAAGAAGGCCAGAAGAATATTTTGGACCCTCTGGAACTAAAACAAAGGATGTTTGTGAGACACTATGAGGATGAtaagaattgaattcaggtcccctACAAATGCAagagcaagagcaacaagtgcactAAACCACTGAACCACTCTATAGGCTCGACCCCTGTGCTCCTTTATATAAGAGTTATTcctttggggaggggggggagaagaTGGCTGTGGGAAGGGACtcaagtttctctgtgcagccctggcctgGCTGTTTTGTAAATcattcaaactcagagatcagcatGCTTCTGTCTGTGGAATACTGGGAGTAaagtatgcgccaccactgcctggcctccccCCTGccatggtttttctgtgttgccctggctgtcttaggaacttattctgtagaccaggctggccttggaacaCAGgtatctacctgtttctgcctcctgggtgctggaaataaaggtgtaCGCCCCCATACTCAGCTTTTCctaacacacttttttttttttttttgagacagggtttctctgtagctttggagcctgtcctggaactagctcttgtagagcaggctggcctcgaactcacaaagatccgcctgcctttgcctcccaggtgctgggattaaaggtgtgtgccaacaccgcccgacttgttttttgaaacagggtttctctgtgtagtttggagcctgtcctagaactcactctgtagaccaggctgccctggaactaacaGCCTGCCCCTGTCtcacaaatgctgagattaaagacgttcaccactactgcctggctcctaACTCACATTTAAGAAAAGGAGCTATAATAAACTTAACATTtgctgtggcgcacgcctttaatcctgcaGAGGCAGGTccttctctgagttccaggccagtctgatatattgagtgaatttcaggacagccaagttacacagagaaatcctgtctcaaaaatcaaacttGGTATCATTCATAAACAAAGAATTGTAAGTAACGAATTAAACACAAAACCCAcccttttctgattaaaaaaagcTACTACCTTTTTCAAAaatgcgcgcgtgtgtgtgtatgtgtgtgtgtgcgtgcctgtgtctATCCAGAATAAACGactcaaaaataagataaaagactCAGAAATGAAATGCCCTGTCTCCTGATGCCAATATCTGCTGTGTAATTTTCTTCAGGCCCTTTCTCATCTCAACACTCTAATCTAAGGCATTATTGATGTGGATTTTTCCTATGCTTAGAAATAGCACTTCGATATTCCTTTCCTATCTAATTACTTTCTAATTATTCACTATTAGttctatatttataaacaatacctATGTGGCAAATCAGAAGAGAAATACAGATTCTTCTTAACccaatctttaatattttttaaaggaaatcttTATTATACTGTTAGGAATCCAAAGAGggccttatacatgctaggcaagtgctcaacCATTGATTAATCTCTAGGTCTTGACTATTTGAGTAGTAAATACAAAGGTAATAATTttgcaaaaaaatagaaaataaaaaataacatgtaAAATTAGAATCACATTCATCAAAATAATTTATCTGAATGATTTTACCTTAGAACAATTAAAATAGGTTTTATTGCTTAaatacctatatttcttaacaaaaataaacttacttGGGCATGAATGCTCCATTGGCTAAGGATGGTTCATCATCATCCAGTCCATCAAAGAGATGTGATTTGGCTGTACCAGTTGTTTGCAAAGCCTTtggtctgactctggtggcagggCGAGGTGTAAGTTTATAATGAGTAGGTGTGGTAAGAGCCTTCTGAGCTGCTGGATTGGTTGGTTTCagcctctgaaaaaaaaaaaagaaaagcatcaaggAAGCTTGATATGGTAGTTTACATCTGTGaccccagcagttgggagacCAAGGTCAGTCTGATTACAGAGAAGCCCAGACCTGCCAGGTCTATATAGCAAGGCATTGtttcactgtctcaaaaagaagcatCAAGGAATATTATGGTTTACTTCAAATGTAAGGCAatgatttgaaaatatgaaaactaGCCCAGGCCTAGTGACTCACATCCTACTCATCTCCCGCCCCCCAcattgagacaggtctctctataCAGTTTCTGCCTGTAACTTGCTActtagaccaggatggccttgaactctttgcCTCCACAGTGTGAGGATTAGAGGTGTTTACCAAGTTTGGTTTTCACacctaatcccagcatttaggagatagAGTCAGGGGACAGCAAATTGAGGCTAGACTAGGTTAACCAAATTTCAAACCTCATCTTTTGTTGAAGTATCAGCTCTCTTAGCCAAGGACACTAACACCTAATATCATGATCTGGGCTGGTGAGATACTTAGTAGGTAAAAAATCCTAAATCTGATAATTAGAGTTTGGATCCAGGAacccacagcagaaaaaaagaaggaactcCTAAAAGTTATCCTTGGATACACAGGCACCActgcaaatacacaaacacatatgccaCAAATGTGAACAGACATACCAaaggcacacacaaatacacaaacacatatgccaCAAATGTGAACAGACACACCAaaggcacacacaaatacacaaacacatatgccaCAAATGTGAACAGACATACCAAAGGCACACACAAAGATGTTCTCATGTCCTTTTGTAATTTActgcctttgtttagaatatcTTAATTTCTATATTAtacttcaagagaaaaatatcaCCTCCTCTTGAAAAGTCTCATCAAATTTACACAACTACCTATTTACCATTCTTTTTATCATATCTAAAAAGTTCTGcttctttttgagagagggtctcactgtgtagccctggctagcctgaagcTTACTTTCTGGCCTTCTGTGTGCTGCAACTGGTGTGTACCACCCACCACACAAGGCATATATTTGAAAACTTGTATCAATGCTCTCATAACATAAAAATTTGCCATTTAATGTGTATAGCTGTCCAAGTAAATTTCTGTTGCTAAAATACTctgccaaaagcaacttaaggtaGACAGGTTTGTTTTATCTCACAATCCCAGATTCTAGTACACCTAGCTGGGAAGTCAAGGCGGAAACTTGAATCAGCTGATCACCACATATTCACAATCCAGAACAGAGAGGAATAAATTCATCTATGTCCAGTATTCTTAGACAGTTCAATGCTCTAAATTGAGGAATGACGCTGTCCACTTTTAGGCTGTGTCTTTCCTTATCAATTAAGACAATCAAGACAATTGCCTTGCTGATAAGTCTACAGGTTAAACTGATCTCTCACTGAGACTTGAATGACTCGAATGAGATTTTTGCAAGCTGACAAAACTAACGATTATAATCTGTTACCATTATCTAATTCTAGCATATTTATATCACTACAAAGATACTCTGTACATCCAAATTCTTCTTCATCCCGTGTCaaccaaaaaaacccactttCTCAATGAATTGTGAATCTATCAATACAAATAAATCATAAAGGAACGTTCTGGCTTCTTTCATGGCATACTTTCAAGGTTTACCCATTTACTCTGCTCCTTTCAATGGATAGCAATATTTATTATATGACGTTTTATTATTCACTCACTTATCAAAAAACTGGTTCCTCTATTATTCCATCTACAATACTAAGCTACAGTAAACTTCTCAGAGGTCAAGCTCCCTTATAAGCTCATAAAGTTCCTTCTCTTGCTTTGCATCCTCAGCATTAAACATGATGCCTACCTTACCATACTTAGACATCAGGCTGTATTGATAACAAAATATTCATCTAATTACAACTTAGATTTACACAGTACCAAAGTactagggagatggttcaatcagtaaagtacttgccttacAAGaataatgacctgagtttgatctctaaaaGTCATATTAGAAAAGCCTTCATTCATCCCAGCTCTAGAAAATTGGAAACAAAAGAACTCCAACATCAGAATCAACTGTTTATTCACTAAACCTTCACCTCTACTTCTCCCAAATGTGAAATGTCAAAATGCAATGCCAATATACTTGGAAATATCTGTTAACCGTGGTCCCTTTGACAGATAAAACTCATCTTTAGTCTCTCTtaagaataataattaaaaaaattacctcttctttcttcttaggaTCCGACATAGGATTCCGGAAGAGAGGGGAGTCTCCAAAGGGTGAGTATGTTAGACTATTGAGGTGCTGCTGGAGAACAGCCTGCTGGGCAGCAGAAGCATTTGGATCTGTCAaagctatttaaaaagaaaaggatgggggtggggagttaaGTTCAAGGATCCAACACATTAGTATCAGAGaactctttaaagaaatgaaatttttaaatgttcagacCCACTCAATGGTATTGAGAGCAAATTAAAAGCATAAAACcatgaattaaataaaagtaagcaaaaatataaaaagccatTTATTTCTTAAGgaatattacttaaaaaattcACTAACTAGTAATCAAatacatgtaaattaaaatagcCGATAAAGACTGCTTTGTACTTTTCTGCCAACAGCACACATTACAAAACAGTTATAGTTTTGATCTCTAGAACAAAGTTATGGCATATCCTTATAAAATCCAGCATTCTAGAGGCTAGGACacaagaatcaggagttcaagtctaGTCTAGATGACAAAGTTCTAGGCTGGCCAGCTAAGTTAATTTTCTCCCAAAGCTTAAGAATGAATATTTcctaccaggcagtggtggaacatgtCTTTGATTTCAGCACTGGTGGGGGCAAAGggaggcggatttctgtgagttcaagaccagcctggcctacagagttagttctaggacagccaaggctacacagagaaaccgtctcaaaaaaccacaacaaggggctggagagatggctcagaggttaagagcattgcctgctcttccaaaggtcctgagttcaattcccagcaaccacatggtggctcacaaccatctgtaatgaggtctggtgccctcttctggcctgcacgcatacacacagacagaatattgtatacataataaataaataaataaatatttaaaaaaaccacaacaaacaataaataaataaataaaacaaaaaccaaaatagaacaTTTCCCATCAGCCacagaaaattcagagaacagaCAAAAGCAACAACAGATTATATTCATAATGTACAAAAATGTCGTGTATAAAAACGGATAGTAAAACAGTGTAGTATACTTCTAATGATAAAGAATCTGATTTTCAAGAGAGTCATTCCAAACATACTTGTCCAAGATTAAATCACCAAACATCTGAGCAAAAATAACTTTTCCTCTTACAAAGATTTAGAAATAGACAAAAGCCAAAACACAGTAAGATATATCAACTTTTCATATCAAAACTCTACATTCTCATAATGGGGAAAATGAAATGCAGCAGCAACACCAGAATGGggagttagattttttttttatttttaaataataccaTAGTAGATCCGCCTTAGCCAAACAAATTGTTAAAACTGGATAAATCCAGCCAGGCTTGATGCTCAAACTTGTAAATCTATCAGGTGGAAGGCTTAAGGcattgctatgagttcaaggccacttgggatacagagaaaaagaccctgtctaaaatatacataaagctacgcaatgttaaaaaaaagttaattaaaatactgttgcTATTAAAGGAATAGTACAATATGCTCAAGAATTTGAGACCCAGAGGAGATAATAGTAAAACACCATATAGTAAACCATCTGAATTCAGAAAGTcactaaaacaatttaaaactacAGACAAAAGTCAGCCATGGTGACACATGACTGTAATTCCTGCTACTTGGAAGGCTAAAGAAAACGAAGGGGTGAGTTCAAGCAGgcggttgtggtgcatgcctttaatccctgcactcaggagcagaggcagaaggatctctgagctTGGTCtacaagctacagagaaaccctgtctgcaaaaaccaaaaaaaggaaaggaaaaaaaaaaaagaaaaagaaaagggaaaaggaaaaaaagatcctGTCacaaatgataatttttaaaaaagactacatgtaagcaaaaaaatatatacaaattacttctccataagaataaaaaaacaaagggctggagggatagagcagcagttaagagaactggcattttttcccccagagaacccgggttcagtttccagcacccacacagtgactcagaACCATAACcatggaagagaggaggaaaggagaggaggcaggaagaaggccGGGGAAGATACCACCATGCTGTGCTGTATGAGAAGAACCAAACAGGTTGAAAAGAATGATGAGGACCAAAAGATTGAGCAAGATGGTGTCAAACCGGAAGATAAGGCTCATAAGGCTGCGACCAAAATTCAGGCTAGCTTCCGTGGACACATAACAAGGAAAAAGCTCAAAGGCGAGAAGAAGGGCGATGCACCAGCTGCCGAGGCCGAGGCAAACGAGAAGAAAGATGATGCCCCCGTTGCTGATGGtgtggagaagaaggagggagacgGCCCTGCTGCTACCGATGCAGCCCCAGCCACCAGCCCCAAGGCTGACGAGCCCAGCAAGGCAGGAGATGCGCCTTCTGAGGAGAAGAAAGGTGAGGGGGATGTGGCTCCCACAGAGGAGAAGGCCGATTCAGCTGAGACAGAAAGTGCCGCTAAAGCTACCACTGATAACTCGCCCTCCTCCAAGGCCGAAGATGGCCCTGCCAAGGAGGAGCCTAAACAAGCCGACGTGCCTGCTGCTGTCACTGATGCTGCTGCCACCACTCCTGCTGCAGAGGATGCTGCCACCAAGGCGGCCCAGCCTCCAACGGAGACTGCAGAAAGCAGCCAAGccgaggaagagaaagaagctgtAGATGAAGCCAAACCTAAGGAAAGTGCCCGACAGGATGAGGGTAAAGAAGACCCCGAGGCTGACCAAGAACATGCCTGAACTTTAAGAAATGGCTTTCCATGTTGCCCCCACCTGAGCCCTGTCTCTCCCACCCTTTCTCTGCTCCGCTCTGAAGTTTCCTCTCCTGTCCCGCTCACGAGTGTGAGCCTGTCCTCTCCTACCTACTagccccctctctctgtgtggcaaacatttaaaaaaagaaaaaaagcaggaaataTCCCAAGTCCAACAGTGTGGCTTAAACATTTCGTTTCTTGGTGTTGTTATGGCGAGGTTTTGGTAATGATGATGCAGTCGTCTTGGGAAATTCTTGCACTGTACCCCAGTTTTTTGATCTGGTGCGTGTGGCCCTGTGGGAGTCCACTTtcctctctattctctctctgttccaagtgtgtgtgtgtgcaatgttcCGTTCTGAGGAGTCCAAAATATTAAGTGAATTCAAAAACcacttctgtttcctcattttcGATGTGATGGAATgaacaaaaatgattaaaaaattcaaaaacccggtttgttttaaaaagtaaataaagcaaaTGTGCCAATTagcgtaaaaaaaaaaaaaaaaaaaaaaaaaaaaaaaaaaagaaccataacCATATGAAACTATGATAGGGCATCTGACGCTTTTATGGCTACTATGGGCAGGAGGTATACAGaaatgcatgcaagcaaaacacctataGGCATATCAACAAACCCAAGCatatttaggaaaatgttttacattttaaatatgaaaacttCTCTGTATCAACTCCCCCCATCAAAAAAGATACAGGGTCTGGAGAGAAGAttcggcagttaagagcagaTATtggtcttccagagaaccagagttcagttcctagcacccataatAGGCAGTACACAAAGACCTGTAACTTCCGTTTCAGCAGAtatgcctcttctggcctactTGAACATCCATACACACTTAGCATACACGGACActagcagacagacagacacacaattaAAGTAAAACGTCTTAAAATAAAAGGTGTGTATGGGGACATGGCTcacttgctactcttacagaggacctgagctcagttcccagcatccacttggtgacttacaaccatctataagtaCAGTTCCAAGGAAACCAAGACCCTCTTCTAGACTCTACAGTCAGCAGGTTCACATATGGTATCcatgcagcaaaacactcatatacataaaat
It contains:
- the LOC119811509 gene encoding neuromodulin; amino-acid sequence: MLCCMRRTKQVEKNDEDQKIEQDGVKPEDKAHKAATKIQASFRGHITRKKLKGEKKGDAPAAEAEANEKKDDAPVADGVEKKEGDGPAATDAAPATSPKADEPSKAGDAPSEEKKGEGDVAPTEEKADSAETESAAKATTDNSPSSKAEDGPAKEEPKQADVPAAVTDAAATTPAAEDAATKAAQPPTETAESSQAEEEKEAVDEAKPKESARQDEGKEDPEADQEHA